A window of the Streptomyces sp. Ag109_O5-10 genome harbors these coding sequences:
- a CDS encoding NAD(P)/FAD-dependent oxidoreductase, with translation MVKERARILVVGGGYVGMYTALRLQRRLKRELSRGEVDITVVTPDPYMTYQPFLPEAAAGSISPRHVVVPLRRVLDRCHVVVGEVTAVEHAKRTAEVATLATAEERKGATVLEYDELVLAPGSIARTLPIPGLAEHGIGFKTVEEAIGLRNHVIEQMDIASSTRDPALRDAALTFVFVGGGYAGVEALGELEDMARYASRYYHNVQPEDMKWILVEATDRILPEVGPELGRYTVTELRRRNIQVLLGTRLESCADRVAVLSDGQRFPTRTVVWTAGVKPHPLVAATDLPRTPRGRLKCTAELTIDGVDHAWAAGDAAAVPDVTAAEPGTDTAPNAQHAVRQARVLGDNIVHALRGEPLDTYAHKNAGSVASLGFHQGVAQVYGRRLKGYPAWFMHRVYHLSRVPTVNRKARVLAEWTLSGLFKREIVSLGSLEHPRAEFELAAGGKPPHSPSGDSNGSS, from the coding sequence ATGGTGAAGGAACGTGCGCGCATTCTCGTTGTCGGCGGCGGCTACGTCGGGATGTACACGGCCCTGCGGCTGCAGCGGAGGCTGAAGCGGGAGCTCAGCCGGGGGGAGGTCGACATCACCGTCGTCACCCCCGATCCCTACATGACGTACCAGCCGTTCCTTCCCGAAGCGGCCGCGGGTTCGATTTCCCCTCGTCATGTCGTCGTACCCCTGCGGCGCGTTCTGGACCGGTGTCATGTCGTCGTCGGCGAGGTGACGGCCGTCGAGCACGCCAAGCGCACCGCCGAAGTGGCCACCCTCGCCACCGCCGAGGAGCGCAAAGGCGCCACTGTCCTGGAGTACGACGAACTGGTCCTCGCCCCCGGCTCGATCGCCCGCACGCTGCCCATCCCCGGTCTCGCCGAGCACGGCATCGGCTTCAAGACCGTCGAGGAGGCCATCGGCCTGCGCAACCACGTCATCGAGCAGATGGACATCGCCTCCTCGACCCGCGACCCCGCGCTCCGCGACGCGGCGCTCACCTTCGTCTTCGTCGGCGGCGGCTACGCGGGCGTGGAAGCCCTCGGCGAACTGGAGGACATGGCCCGCTACGCCTCGCGCTACTACCACAACGTCCAGCCCGAGGACATGAAGTGGATCCTCGTCGAGGCCACCGACCGGATCCTCCCCGAGGTCGGCCCCGAACTGGGCCGCTACACCGTCACCGAACTGCGCCGCCGCAACATCCAGGTACTGCTCGGCACCCGCCTGGAGTCCTGCGCGGACCGCGTCGCAGTCCTCAGCGACGGCCAGCGCTTCCCGACCCGCACCGTCGTCTGGACGGCCGGCGTCAAACCGCACCCCCTGGTCGCCGCCACCGACCTGCCGCGCACCCCGCGCGGACGGCTGAAATGCACCGCCGAGCTGACCATCGACGGCGTCGACCACGCATGGGCCGCGGGCGACGCCGCCGCCGTCCCCGACGTCACCGCCGCCGAACCCGGCACCGACACCGCCCCCAACGCCCAGCACGCGGTCCGCCAGGCCAGGGTCCTCGGCGACAACATCGTCCACGCACTGCGCGGCGAACCCCTCGACACGTACGCCCACAAGAACGCCGGCTCGGTCGCCTCGCTCGGTTTCCACCAGGGCGTCGCCCAGGTCTACGGGCGCAGGCTGAAGGGCTACCCTGCCTGGTTCATGCACCGCGTCTACCACCTGAGCAGGGTGCCCACCGTCAACCGCAAGGCCCGCGTCCTCGCCGAATGGACCCTCTCCGGGCTCTTCAAACGGGAGATCGTCTCGCTCGGATCACTCGAACATCCCCGAGCGGAGTTCGAACTCGCGGCCGGTGGAAAGCCTCCTCACAGTCCCTCCGGCGACTCGAACGGGTCGTCCTGA
- a CDS encoding SpoIIE family protein phosphatase — translation MNFTRWSARLPGTQRRAAARTEHAVSPDRRGEGSVPAARAEQLTDDSPCVPAVDELPARGVLDHVPALVALVHGPDHHIAYVNDAYTTAFGARPLGAPAREALPELAELGLLPLLDQVLRSGKPRTLKSRKALDGRTYTFTCTPVAEHGDRDGGVLLFATDVTDHAEAAERLRASERRQRETAVTLQRSLLPQELEQPDDLRIAATYQPGGTEAAVGGDWYDVITLGGGRTALVIGDVMGRGVRAAAVMGQLRTAVRAYARLDLPPHEVLQLLDGLATEIDPNQIATCVYAVHDPNEGRLVYASAGHLPILVRDEHGSVLRTEEPTGPPLGTGGWVHASASVPLSPGSTAVLYTDGLVERRDEDLDEGIAALQRALAGATGTPQVICDRLVRSAGVTADHDDDVAVLVLQHPARTGPDGDLFRNAALELLGGIEAAPRARAFASGVLTSWRFPADLHDLGVLATSELVANSLQHGTPPMRLRLRRTDRRLIIEVTDGDDHLPRRRRAEPGDESGRGIAIVATIASGWGSRRTPGGGKAVWCEFVLPKG, via the coding sequence GTGAACTTCACGCGCTGGAGCGCCCGGCTCCCCGGAACGCAGCGCCGCGCCGCAGCGCGGACCGAGCACGCGGTCTCCCCGGACCGACGAGGGGAAGGCTCCGTACCCGCGGCCCGCGCCGAACAACTGACCGATGACTCGCCCTGCGTCCCCGCGGTCGACGAACTGCCCGCCCGCGGCGTCCTCGACCACGTCCCGGCCCTGGTCGCCCTCGTCCACGGCCCAGACCACCACATCGCGTACGTCAACGACGCCTATACGACGGCCTTCGGCGCACGGCCCCTGGGCGCCCCCGCCCGCGAGGCCCTGCCCGAACTCGCGGAACTCGGCCTCCTCCCCCTCCTCGACCAGGTCCTGCGCAGCGGCAAGCCCCGCACCCTCAAGTCCCGCAAGGCGCTCGACGGCCGCACCTACACGTTCACCTGCACCCCGGTCGCCGAGCACGGCGACCGCGACGGCGGCGTCCTCCTCTTCGCCACCGACGTCACCGACCACGCCGAGGCGGCGGAGCGGCTGCGCGCCAGCGAACGCCGGCAGCGCGAGACGGCCGTGACCCTCCAGCGCTCGCTGCTCCCGCAGGAACTGGAACAGCCCGACGACCTCCGGATCGCCGCGACCTACCAACCCGGCGGCACCGAAGCCGCGGTCGGCGGCGACTGGTACGACGTCATCACCCTCGGCGGCGGCCGCACCGCCCTCGTCATCGGCGACGTCATGGGCCGCGGCGTCCGCGCGGCGGCCGTCATGGGCCAGCTCCGTACGGCGGTCCGCGCCTACGCCCGCCTGGACCTCCCCCCGCACGAGGTCCTCCAGCTCCTCGACGGCCTCGCCACCGAGATCGACCCCAACCAGATCGCCACCTGCGTCTACGCCGTCCACGACCCCAACGAGGGGCGCCTGGTCTACGCCTCCGCCGGGCACCTCCCGATCCTCGTCCGCGACGAGCACGGCAGCGTGCTGCGCACCGAGGAACCGACCGGGCCGCCGCTCGGCACCGGCGGCTGGGTCCACGCGTCCGCCTCGGTGCCGCTGAGTCCCGGCTCGACGGCCGTCCTCTACACGGACGGCCTGGTCGAACGCCGTGACGAGGACCTGGACGAGGGCATCGCGGCATTGCAGCGCGCGCTGGCGGGGGCCACCGGCACGCCCCAGGTCATCTGCGACCGCCTGGTCCGCTCGGCCGGCGTCACGGCCGACCACGACGACGACGTCGCCGTCCTCGTCCTCCAGCACCCGGCCCGCACGGGCCCGGACGGCGACCTGTTCCGCAACGCCGCGCTGGAACTCCTCGGCGGCATCGAGGCGGCGCCACGCGCCCGTGCCTTCGCCTCCGGCGTGCTGACCAGCTGGCGCTTCCCGGCCGACCTGCACGATCTGGGCGTCCTCGCCACGAGCGAGCTGGTCGCCAACTCCCTGCAGCACGGCACCCCGCCCATGCGGCTGCGGCTCCGCCGCACCGACCGCCGACTGATCATCGAGGTCACCGACGGCGACGACCACCTGCCGCGGCGCCGCCGCGCGGAACCGGGCGACGAGTCGGGGCGGGGCATCGCGATCGTGGCGACGATCGCTTCCGGATGGGGGTCGAGACGGACGCCCGGGGGCGGGAAGGCGGTGTGGTGCGAGTTCGTACTGCCGAAGGGGTAG
- a CDS encoding MFS transporter has translation MGAAMRRIHVGNALSAFGLGFTVPYLYVYVAQVRGLGAMTAGVVLAVFAVAALIVLPFAGRAIVRRGPLPVLLTALVTAAVGALSLGLAGSAPAVLAAAALLGAGQAVMQPALATMIVDCSTAETRSRAFATQFFLQNLGLGVGGLIGGHLVDTTRVSSFTLLFAIEAAMFLLLVVVMATVRLPHSPRIAAAPAAASAKGSWKQLLGNRAMVQLSVLGFVLFFACYGQFESGLSAYGVEAAGISTSALGTALAANTLMIVVAQFAVLRFVERRRRSRVIAGVGLIWAVAWVAAAYAGLGHGSQEMATAAFVSTYALFGLGEAMLSPTVAPLVADLAPEGMAGQYNSAFALVKQLALAVGPAVGGPLGASLPTPYVVTFLLFSLGISVLAIRLGKRLTEVQDRPWLAARSRVVARGGATTESVSA, from the coding sequence ATGGGCGCAGCGATGCGCCGGATCCACGTGGGCAACGCACTCAGCGCGTTCGGGCTCGGCTTCACCGTCCCCTACCTGTACGTCTACGTGGCGCAGGTGCGGGGGCTCGGTGCCATGACGGCGGGTGTCGTGCTCGCCGTCTTCGCCGTGGCCGCGCTGATAGTGCTGCCGTTCGCCGGCCGGGCGATCGTGCGGCGCGGCCCACTGCCGGTCCTCCTCACCGCCCTGGTGACGGCCGCTGTCGGCGCGCTGAGCCTGGGGCTGGCGGGGAGCGCCCCGGCGGTGCTGGCCGCGGCAGCGCTGCTCGGGGCCGGCCAGGCCGTGATGCAGCCGGCGCTGGCGACGATGATCGTGGACTGCTCGACGGCGGAGACCCGGTCCCGGGCCTTCGCGACGCAGTTCTTCCTGCAGAACCTGGGACTGGGCGTCGGTGGCCTCATAGGCGGCCACCTCGTCGACACGACCAGGGTCTCCTCCTTCACCCTGCTCTTCGCGATCGAGGCGGCGATGTTCCTGCTGCTGGTCGTCGTGATGGCGACGGTGCGGCTGCCGCACTCGCCGCGCATCGCGGCCGCGCCGGCCGCTGCGTCGGCGAAGGGCAGCTGGAAGCAGTTGCTCGGGAACCGGGCGATGGTGCAGCTGTCCGTGCTCGGCTTCGTGCTGTTCTTCGCGTGCTACGGGCAGTTCGAGTCCGGGCTGAGCGCGTACGGCGTGGAGGCGGCGGGGATATCCACGTCCGCGCTGGGAACCGCGCTCGCCGCGAACACCCTGATGATCGTCGTCGCGCAGTTCGCCGTGCTCAGGTTCGTCGAGCGTCGGCGGCGGTCGCGGGTGATCGCCGGGGTCGGGCTGATCTGGGCCGTGGCGTGGGTCGCGGCCGCGTACGCGGGGCTGGGGCACGGCAGCCAGGAGATGGCGACGGCCGCGTTCGTGTCGACGTACGCGCTGTTCGGGCTGGGCGAGGCGATGCTGTCGCCGACGGTGGCCCCGCTGGTGGCCGACCTGGCGCCGGAGGGGATGGCCGGGCAGTACAACTCGGCGTTCGCGCTGGTCAAGCAGCTTGCGCTGGCCGTGGGGCCGGCGGTGGGCGGGCCGCTGGGGGCCTCGCTGCCCACGCCGTACGTCGTGACGTTCCTGCTGTTCTCGCTGGGGATCAGTGTCCTGGCGATCCGGCTCGGCAAGCGGCTGACCGAGGTCCAGGACCGGCCTTGGCTGGCCGCGAGGAGCAGGGTCGTGGCCCGGGGCGGGGCGACTACGGAGTCCGTGTCCGCGTAG